Proteins found in one Pocillopora verrucosa isolate sample1 chromosome 12, ASM3666991v2, whole genome shotgun sequence genomic segment:
- the LOC131771395 gene encoding uncharacterized protein isoform X1, translated as MDFSETQEREENHFVQDEDEIDIKCLLKEGKPTEGDIDWIVREISSNPDEKKKLFELLRVNDDDPGYNSGDSIDNAKDFTDGMIIPRHLLKNQTYEKLAALLGESPLNRRDLAVKTCYIQKDLLPTYILARGNQAVTAYRGALTSGETLDNRVKVILIGEGQVGKTSVAKALRGEKFEENERSVNGILMSEVIKNATHDKAWRNSANRENARPVSSQTNGIDAIESISLEDEVDGARSNSPEIELVVWELSGQGAYRAIHPMFMTPDAVYVLVFDLSKGLFDQATVKDNENGSATNSENEDSNLDCIMRWMDILNSMRYSAADEILPPVLLVGTHADCVNGNPRSIMDALLDRFRKIELGDQIKGNFVLDNTLNVPGQEDPQVAKLRRRILDEANKLPHAMKKIPQKWFDIERKIQEEAKKGIKYYTTKEVFTKKVCQTQDLNEIDQILLFLCDRRSIIYHENASKQDGLVVLDPQWLIGRLCKLLSLPPEEEDKIEFRNLRKELRETGILHQKLLHRTCTEWEVKDIEEALVSLMKHYNLLFHCPRKEKNPIYLVPCMIQRATGENEVIPSKNGSSTSPPIYLIFGTKFVPIGLFSRLAMLIGAWAAKKSSFEQLQINADTACFILDGVNFLELKCFKSVIQVQVWSEDSTQYSDPGLYSEIYCCLERSLKAVCATCHWLHSVSWDLSVQCRLCAGMVNLKTRKCIWHDKRNCHHEDCAHYIPLKRHIAFFCQQARKRLPEEKFERWVQASGKNNSQEETGKENIASTNEITVLLLAEEWGSGKGGLSTINRQLAIELARYSNLRIYFYVIKSNEEDKQMAKSSNINIIKAKKRPGYNNGFERLSFPPEELPLIDVVVGHGVKLGKQAQLIKVKHPRCVWVQFEHTAPEELGTYKNYEGKIARGESKHRDEVDLAKRADVVAAIGPKLTEYYKTSLRPDKGGPEKVFEMIPDPSMFHEFRSCKQVKEDRENFNVLIFGRGDSEDFKLKGFDIAARAVAELNDEKYHLYAVGAPHGQQEDVEKKLLQCDISRRQLTVRGFIESRDEVAQLLCEVDLAIMPSRTEGFGLTALEALAAGLPILVGKNSGFAKALQKINESACIVNSEDRKEWANAIRLIKEKPRSERLQEAKRLKERCESEFAWSGRCQALTEKILLLVEKKSRNKDMKGEQRCEVAAVPEGQEEDETQNQSQTTRRPNAVEEQEPTGCDEGYSSSRDRTNSTEFSSGYEETSNSPNAGLNVRRNFHADTEDTRLNEQQNGSQLERDENQETGTSQKNSSTQGPRQRKNLPSHKDCDGEMTKEMTFSSIKDLQCWRTRSCLILVILAMLIVTALCFQR; from the exons ATATAAAATGTTTGCTGAAAGAAGGAAAACCGACAGAAGGAGACATTGACTGGATAGTCAGAGAAATAAGTAGCAATCCTGATGAAAAGAAGAAGTTATTTGAGTTATTGAGAGTAAACGATGATGATCCAGGATACAATAGTGGGGACTCCATAGACAACGCTAAAGATTTCACTGATGGAATGATCATACCCAGGCATCTACTGAAGAACCAAACTTATGAAAAACTGGCTGCACTGTTGGGCGAATCACCCCTGAACAGGCGGGATCTGGCGGTTAAAACTTGCTACATACAGAAAG ATCTGCTTCCCACCTACATTTTGGCAAGAGGCAACCAAGCCGTAACAGCTTACCGAGGAGCTTTGACATCAGGTGAAACACTTGACAACCGAGTCAAGGTAATATTGATTGGTGAAGGTCAAGTTGGAAAAACAAGTGTTGCAAAAGCACTGAGAGGCGAAAAGTTTGAAGAGAACGAGCGCAGTGTGAATGGCATACTTATGAGCGAGGTTATCAAAAATGCTACTCATGATAAAGCCTGGAGGAACTCAGCCAATCGTGAAAACGCTCGACcag TGTCCTCTCAAACTAATGGAATCGACGCAATTGAGAGTATCTCACTGGAAGATGAGGTCGATGGCGCTCGAAGTAATTCCCCTGAAATAGAACTAGTAGTATGGGAATTATCTGGCCAAGGTGCCTATCGTGCCATACATCCTATGTTCATGACCCCAGACGCAGTGTACGTCCTGGTGTTTGATTTGTCAAAAGGACTGTTTGACCAGGCAACGGTAAAAGACAACGAGAACGGGTCAGCAACGAATTCAGAGAACGAAGATTCCAATCTTGACTGTATTATGAGGTGGATGGACATATTGAATTCCATGAGATATTCTGCAGCTGATGAAATTCTTCCTCCTGTCTTACTTGTGGGTACTCATGCGGACTGTGTTAATGGAAACCCCAGGAGTATCATGGATGCACTTTTGGACAGATTCCGCAAAATTGAGCTGGGCGATCAGATCAAAGGAAACTTCGTCTTGGACAACACACTCAATGTACCTGGCCAAGAAGACCCACAAGTTGCCAAATTGCGTCGGCGAATATTAGATGAAGCCAACAAGCTGCCGCATGCTATGAAGAAGATTCCCCAAAAATGGTTTGACATAGAAAGAAAGATCCAAGAAGAAGCAAAGAAGGGAATTAAGTACTACACTACCAAAGAGGTCTTCACGAAGAAAGTTTGCCAAACTCaagatttgaatgaaattgaCCAGATCTTGCTCTTCCTTTGCGATCGTCGGTCGATAATCTATCACGAGAATGCTTCTAAACAAGATGGCTTGGTGGTACTGGATCCACAGTGGCTCATAGGTAGACTGTGCAAGCTATTAAGTTTGCCACCGGAAGAAGAGGATAAGATAGAATTTCGAAACTTACGGAAGGAGCTTCGAGAGACAGGAATCCTACACCAAAAACTTTTACATCGCACCTGTACAGAGTGGGAAGTAAAAGATATTGAGGAAGCATTGGTTTCTCTCATGAAACATTACAATCTTCTTTTCCACTGTCCGAGGAAGGAAAAGAACCCCATTTACCTCGTTCCATGCATGATTCAAAGAGCGACGGGAGAAAATGAAGTCATCCCGAGTAAGAATGGCTCTTCAACGTCACCACCGATTTATCTAATCTTTGGAACCAAGTTCGTACCGATTGGCTTGTTCTCCAGATTGGCTATGCTTATCGGAGCATGGGCTGCGAAGAAAAGTTCCTTTGAGCAGCTGCAAATAAACGCCGACACAGCATGCTTCATCTTAGATGGCGTGAACTTCTTGGAGTTGAAGTGCTTCAAAAGTGTCATACAGGTGCAAGTTTGGTCTGAAGACAGCACACAATACAGTGATCCAGGACTTTACTCAGAGATTTATTG TTGTTTGGAAAGGAGTTTGAAAGCGGTGTGTGCAACTTGTCACTGGTTACATTCTGTTTCCTGGGATCTCAGTGTGCAATGCAGACTTTGCGCAGGAATGGTCAACTTAAAGACCCGAAAATGTATCTGGCACGACAAGAGAAATTGTCATCACGAAGACTGCGCCCACTATATTCCCTTGAAAAGGCACATTGCCTTTTTTTGCCAACAGGCCAGGAAGCGTCTCCCTGAGGAAAAATTTGAGAGATGGGTCCAG gcttCGGGGAAAAATAACAGTCAGGAGGAAAcag GAAAAGAGAATATAGCCTCAACCAATGAAATTACTGTTCTGCTGTTAGCTGAGGAGTGGGGCTCCGGCAAAGGCGGCCTCTCAACAATCAATAGGCAACTGGCAATCGAGCTTGCAAGATACTCCAATCTGAGAATCTACTTCTACGTTATCAAATCCAACGAAGAAGATAAGCAAATGGCCAAGAGTAGTAACATCAACATTATAAAAGCCAAGAAACGACCTGGTTATAATAATGGTTTTGAGCGTCTATCGTTCCCTCCGGAGGAATTGCCACTGATTGACGTGGTTGTTGGGCATGGAGTGAAGCTGGGAAAGCAGGCACAGCTGATTAAAGTGAAACATCCAAGATGTGTCTGGGTTCAGTTTGAGCATACCGCTCCGGAGGAACTTGGCACCTACAAGAATTATGAAGGCAAAATCGCAAGAGGAGAAAGTAAGCACCGCGATGAGGTAGATCTCGCCAAACGCGCTGATGTTGTGGCTGCAATTGGTCCCAAACTAACAGAGTATTACAAGACCTCACTGCGTCCTGATAAAGGCGGACCGGAGAAGGTTTTCGAAATGATTCCAGATCCAAGTATGTTCCATGAATTTCGCTCGTGCAAGCAGGTCAAGGAAGACAGAGAAAATTTCAACGTCTTGATATTTGGTCGTGGTGACTCGGAAGATTTCAAGCTTAAAGGATTTGACATAGCCGCAAGAGCAGTTGCAGAACTTAACGATGAGAAGTACCACCTCTATGCTGTTGGCGCACCACATGGACAACAGGAAGATGTTGAAAAGAAGTTACTTCAGTGTGACATCTCTCGTCGTCAGTTGACAGTTCGTGGTTTTATCGAAAGTAGAGATGAAGTCGCTCAGTTGCTGTGCGAGGTGGATCTTGCCATCATGCCGTCAAGAACAGAAGGCTTTGGATTGACAGCTCTAGAAGCCTTAGCCGCAGGTCTACCGATTCTGGTcggaaaaaattcaggttttgCCAAAGCTCTTCAAAAAATAAACGAATCAGCTTGTATCGTGAATTCCGAAGACAGAAAGGAATGGGCGAACGCGATTCGATTAATCAAGGAGAAACCGAGATCAGAGCGATTACAGGAAGCCAAGAGGTTAAAAGAGAGGTGCGAAAGTGAATTCGCCTGGTCAGGGCGGTGTCAAGCTCTTACGGAGAAAATTCTTCTTCTTGTTG aaaagaaaagtcgCAATAAAGATATGAAAGGTGAACAAAGGTGTGAAGTAGCAGCAGTGCCAGAGGGGCAGGAAGAAGACGAGACACAAAACCAGTCACAAACAACACGAAGACCCAACGCTGTTGAGGAACAAGAGCCGACAGGTTGTGACG AGGGTTATAGCAGCTCCAGAGACAGAACCAACTCAACTGAATTTTCATCCGGGTACGAGGAGACCAGCAATTCTCCGAATGCAGGGTTGAACGTTAGAAGAAACTTTCACGCAGATACCGAAGATACGCGACTCAACGAGCAG cAAAACGGTTCCCAGCTAGAACGAGATGAAAATCAGGAGACGGGTACATCCCAAAAAAA CAGTTCAACTCAAGGACCACGGCAAAGGAAAAATCTTCCGAGTCATAAGGATTGCGACGGAGAGATGACGAAAGAGATGACATTTTCAAGCATCAAGGACCTGCAGTGTTGGAGAACAAGGAGTTGCTTGATACTAGTTATATTAGCAATGTTAATAGTAACAGCATTATGCTTTCAAAGGTAG
- the LOC131771395 gene encoding uncharacterized protein isoform X2, which produces MDFSETQEREENHFVQDEDEIDIKCLLKEGKPTEGDIDWIVREISSNPDEKKKLFELLRVNDDDPGYNSGDSIDNAKDFTDGMIIPRHLLKNQTYEKLAALLGESPLNRRDLAVKTCYIQKDLLPTYILARGNQAVTAYRGALTSGETLDNRVKVILIGEGQVGKTSVAKALRGEKFEENERSVNGILMSEVIKNATHDKAWRNSANRENARPVSSQTNGIDAIESISLEDEVDGARSNSPEIELVVWELSGQGAYRAIHPMFMTPDAVYVLVFDLSKGLFDQATVKDNENGSATNSENEDSNLDCIMRWMDILNSMRYSAADEILPPVLLVGTHADCVNGNPRSIMDALLDRFRKIELGDQIKGNFVLDNTLNVPGQEDPQVAKLRRRILDEANKLPHAMKKIPQKWFDIERKIQEEAKKGIKYYTTKEVFTKKVCQTQDLNEIDQILLFLCDRRSIIYHENASKQDGLVVLDPQWLIGRLCKLLSLPPEEEDKIEFRNLRKELRETGILHQKLLHRTCTEWEVKDIEEALVSLMKHYNLLFHCPRKEKNPIYLVPCMIQRATGENEVIPSKNGSSTSPPIYLIFGTKFVPIGLFSRLAMLIGAWAAKKSSFEQLQINADTACFILDGVNFLELKCFKSVIQVQVWSEDSTQYSDPGLYSEIYCCLERSLKAVCATCHWLHSVSWDLSVQCRLCAGMVNLKTRKCIWHDKRNCHHEDCAHYIPLKRHIAFFCQQARKRLPEEKFERWVQASGKNNSQEETGKENIASTNEITVLLLAEEWGSGKGGLSTINRQLAIELARYSNLRIYFYVIKSNEEDKQMAKSSNINIIKAKKRPGYNNGFERLSFPPEELPLIDVVVGHGVKLGKQAQLIKVKHPRCVWVQFEHTAPEELGTYKNYEGKIARGESKHRDEVDLAKRADVVAAIGPKLTEYYKTSLRPDKGGPEKVFEMIPDPSMFHEFRSCKQVKEDRENFNVLIFGRGDSEDFKLKGFDIAARAVAELNDEKYHLYAVGAPHGQQEDVEKKLLQCDISRRQLTVRGFIESRDEVAQLLCEVDLAIMPSRTEGFGLTALEALAAGLPILVGKNSGFAKALQKINESACIVNSEDRKEWANAIRLIKEKPRSERLQEAKRLKERCESEFAWSGRCQALTEKILLLVEKKSRNKDMKGEQRCEVAAVPEGQEEDETQNQSQTTRRPNAVEEQEPTGCDEGYSSSRDRTNSTEFSSGYEETSNSPNAGLNVRRNFHADTEDTRLNEQQNGSQLERDENQETGTSQKNSTQGPRQRKNLPSHKDCDGEMTKEMTFSSIKDLQCWRTRSCLILVILAMLIVTALCFQR; this is translated from the exons ATATAAAATGTTTGCTGAAAGAAGGAAAACCGACAGAAGGAGACATTGACTGGATAGTCAGAGAAATAAGTAGCAATCCTGATGAAAAGAAGAAGTTATTTGAGTTATTGAGAGTAAACGATGATGATCCAGGATACAATAGTGGGGACTCCATAGACAACGCTAAAGATTTCACTGATGGAATGATCATACCCAGGCATCTACTGAAGAACCAAACTTATGAAAAACTGGCTGCACTGTTGGGCGAATCACCCCTGAACAGGCGGGATCTGGCGGTTAAAACTTGCTACATACAGAAAG ATCTGCTTCCCACCTACATTTTGGCAAGAGGCAACCAAGCCGTAACAGCTTACCGAGGAGCTTTGACATCAGGTGAAACACTTGACAACCGAGTCAAGGTAATATTGATTGGTGAAGGTCAAGTTGGAAAAACAAGTGTTGCAAAAGCACTGAGAGGCGAAAAGTTTGAAGAGAACGAGCGCAGTGTGAATGGCATACTTATGAGCGAGGTTATCAAAAATGCTACTCATGATAAAGCCTGGAGGAACTCAGCCAATCGTGAAAACGCTCGACcag TGTCCTCTCAAACTAATGGAATCGACGCAATTGAGAGTATCTCACTGGAAGATGAGGTCGATGGCGCTCGAAGTAATTCCCCTGAAATAGAACTAGTAGTATGGGAATTATCTGGCCAAGGTGCCTATCGTGCCATACATCCTATGTTCATGACCCCAGACGCAGTGTACGTCCTGGTGTTTGATTTGTCAAAAGGACTGTTTGACCAGGCAACGGTAAAAGACAACGAGAACGGGTCAGCAACGAATTCAGAGAACGAAGATTCCAATCTTGACTGTATTATGAGGTGGATGGACATATTGAATTCCATGAGATATTCTGCAGCTGATGAAATTCTTCCTCCTGTCTTACTTGTGGGTACTCATGCGGACTGTGTTAATGGAAACCCCAGGAGTATCATGGATGCACTTTTGGACAGATTCCGCAAAATTGAGCTGGGCGATCAGATCAAAGGAAACTTCGTCTTGGACAACACACTCAATGTACCTGGCCAAGAAGACCCACAAGTTGCCAAATTGCGTCGGCGAATATTAGATGAAGCCAACAAGCTGCCGCATGCTATGAAGAAGATTCCCCAAAAATGGTTTGACATAGAAAGAAAGATCCAAGAAGAAGCAAAGAAGGGAATTAAGTACTACACTACCAAAGAGGTCTTCACGAAGAAAGTTTGCCAAACTCaagatttgaatgaaattgaCCAGATCTTGCTCTTCCTTTGCGATCGTCGGTCGATAATCTATCACGAGAATGCTTCTAAACAAGATGGCTTGGTGGTACTGGATCCACAGTGGCTCATAGGTAGACTGTGCAAGCTATTAAGTTTGCCACCGGAAGAAGAGGATAAGATAGAATTTCGAAACTTACGGAAGGAGCTTCGAGAGACAGGAATCCTACACCAAAAACTTTTACATCGCACCTGTACAGAGTGGGAAGTAAAAGATATTGAGGAAGCATTGGTTTCTCTCATGAAACATTACAATCTTCTTTTCCACTGTCCGAGGAAGGAAAAGAACCCCATTTACCTCGTTCCATGCATGATTCAAAGAGCGACGGGAGAAAATGAAGTCATCCCGAGTAAGAATGGCTCTTCAACGTCACCACCGATTTATCTAATCTTTGGAACCAAGTTCGTACCGATTGGCTTGTTCTCCAGATTGGCTATGCTTATCGGAGCATGGGCTGCGAAGAAAAGTTCCTTTGAGCAGCTGCAAATAAACGCCGACACAGCATGCTTCATCTTAGATGGCGTGAACTTCTTGGAGTTGAAGTGCTTCAAAAGTGTCATACAGGTGCAAGTTTGGTCTGAAGACAGCACACAATACAGTGATCCAGGACTTTACTCAGAGATTTATTG TTGTTTGGAAAGGAGTTTGAAAGCGGTGTGTGCAACTTGTCACTGGTTACATTCTGTTTCCTGGGATCTCAGTGTGCAATGCAGACTTTGCGCAGGAATGGTCAACTTAAAGACCCGAAAATGTATCTGGCACGACAAGAGAAATTGTCATCACGAAGACTGCGCCCACTATATTCCCTTGAAAAGGCACATTGCCTTTTTTTGCCAACAGGCCAGGAAGCGTCTCCCTGAGGAAAAATTTGAGAGATGGGTCCAG gcttCGGGGAAAAATAACAGTCAGGAGGAAAcag GAAAAGAGAATATAGCCTCAACCAATGAAATTACTGTTCTGCTGTTAGCTGAGGAGTGGGGCTCCGGCAAAGGCGGCCTCTCAACAATCAATAGGCAACTGGCAATCGAGCTTGCAAGATACTCCAATCTGAGAATCTACTTCTACGTTATCAAATCCAACGAAGAAGATAAGCAAATGGCCAAGAGTAGTAACATCAACATTATAAAAGCCAAGAAACGACCTGGTTATAATAATGGTTTTGAGCGTCTATCGTTCCCTCCGGAGGAATTGCCACTGATTGACGTGGTTGTTGGGCATGGAGTGAAGCTGGGAAAGCAGGCACAGCTGATTAAAGTGAAACATCCAAGATGTGTCTGGGTTCAGTTTGAGCATACCGCTCCGGAGGAACTTGGCACCTACAAGAATTATGAAGGCAAAATCGCAAGAGGAGAAAGTAAGCACCGCGATGAGGTAGATCTCGCCAAACGCGCTGATGTTGTGGCTGCAATTGGTCCCAAACTAACAGAGTATTACAAGACCTCACTGCGTCCTGATAAAGGCGGACCGGAGAAGGTTTTCGAAATGATTCCAGATCCAAGTATGTTCCATGAATTTCGCTCGTGCAAGCAGGTCAAGGAAGACAGAGAAAATTTCAACGTCTTGATATTTGGTCGTGGTGACTCGGAAGATTTCAAGCTTAAAGGATTTGACATAGCCGCAAGAGCAGTTGCAGAACTTAACGATGAGAAGTACCACCTCTATGCTGTTGGCGCACCACATGGACAACAGGAAGATGTTGAAAAGAAGTTACTTCAGTGTGACATCTCTCGTCGTCAGTTGACAGTTCGTGGTTTTATCGAAAGTAGAGATGAAGTCGCTCAGTTGCTGTGCGAGGTGGATCTTGCCATCATGCCGTCAAGAACAGAAGGCTTTGGATTGACAGCTCTAGAAGCCTTAGCCGCAGGTCTACCGATTCTGGTcggaaaaaattcaggttttgCCAAAGCTCTTCAAAAAATAAACGAATCAGCTTGTATCGTGAATTCCGAAGACAGAAAGGAATGGGCGAACGCGATTCGATTAATCAAGGAGAAACCGAGATCAGAGCGATTACAGGAAGCCAAGAGGTTAAAAGAGAGGTGCGAAAGTGAATTCGCCTGGTCAGGGCGGTGTCAAGCTCTTACGGAGAAAATTCTTCTTCTTGTTG aaaagaaaagtcgCAATAAAGATATGAAAGGTGAACAAAGGTGTGAAGTAGCAGCAGTGCCAGAGGGGCAGGAAGAAGACGAGACACAAAACCAGTCACAAACAACACGAAGACCCAACGCTGTTGAGGAACAAGAGCCGACAGGTTGTGACG AGGGTTATAGCAGCTCCAGAGACAGAACCAACTCAACTGAATTTTCATCCGGGTACGAGGAGACCAGCAATTCTCCGAATGCAGGGTTGAACGTTAGAAGAAACTTTCACGCAGATACCGAAGATACGCGACTCAACGAGCAG cAAAACGGTTCCCAGCTAGAACGAGATGAAAATCAGGAGACGGGTACATCCCAAAAAAA TTCAACTCAAGGACCACGGCAAAGGAAAAATCTTCCGAGTCATAAGGATTGCGACGGAGAGATGACGAAAGAGATGACATTTTCAAGCATCAAGGACCTGCAGTGTTGGAGAACAAGGAGTTGCTTGATACTAGTTATATTAGCAATGTTAATAGTAACAGCATTATGCTTTCAAAGGTAG